A window of Natronolimnobius sp. AArcel1 contains these coding sequences:
- a CDS encoding glycosyltransferase encodes MHPLVVTARRPWEVIEPLEAVGASFSTVRVDPSASVGHRFVDTYRRVHQAIATASADIVVIDVYDVPGLAAWAAAKRAGTSILVRLVGDKIGDVVDDQVASNRTVGSIAGQMSHRVTNVMNRRIISAATGAIMVSSELKTRYCERGLFGAHEVAVVPVPFRPDAFTATPANASDGELILSVTNLAFKRKFDGICDALEGIQTVLERRQSARYVIAGGGRFEAPLRQYVERHCDPALRERITVAGFVDDIASLYANADVLVYISYLDGYPNVVLEAQGCGLPVVANDALGMRDQITDGETGRLIDPTADGQLTHAVIELLEDEHTREQLGTNARERVERENARSVIGAQLQDAFTKLSSE; translated from the coding sequence ATGCACCCACTCGTCGTGACTGCGCGTCGACCCTGGGAGGTAATTGAGCCACTCGAAGCTGTCGGGGCCTCGTTTTCGACGGTTCGAGTTGATCCGTCTGCTAGTGTCGGTCATCGGTTCGTCGATACATACCGGCGGGTCCATCAGGCGATTGCAACGGCATCTGCCGATATCGTCGTGATCGACGTGTACGATGTTCCCGGTCTGGCCGCCTGGGCCGCCGCGAAGCGTGCCGGAACGTCGATTCTCGTCAGGCTTGTCGGCGACAAAATCGGCGATGTCGTTGACGATCAGGTTGCGAGTAACCGAACTGTCGGGTCAATTGCGGGGCAAATGAGTCACCGAGTAACAAACGTGATGAACAGACGAATCATCTCGGCTGCGACGGGCGCAATCATGGTTTCCAGCGAACTCAAGACCCGCTACTGCGAGCGTGGCCTCTTCGGCGCCCATGAGGTCGCTGTTGTTCCCGTTCCGTTCCGGCCGGACGCGTTCACGGCGACGCCAGCAAACGCATCGGACGGCGAACTAATCCTCTCGGTCACGAATCTTGCGTTCAAGCGCAAGTTCGACGGTATTTGTGATGCACTCGAGGGCATCCAAACCGTTCTCGAGCGCCGCCAGTCGGCCCGATACGTCATCGCAGGCGGCGGGCGGTTTGAAGCGCCGCTCCGACAGTACGTCGAGCGACACTGTGATCCTGCGCTCCGCGAGCGCATTACCGTCGCCGGATTTGTTGATGATATTGCCAGTCTCTACGCCAACGCAGACGTGCTCGTTTACATCTCGTATCTCGATGGCTACCCGAACGTCGTCCTCGAGGCACAGGGCTGTGGACTCCCAGTCGTCGCGAACGACGCTCTTGGCATGCGCGATCAGATTACTGACGGCGAAACCGGGCGGTTGATCGATCCTACAGCTGATGGCCAGCTCACACACGCAGTGATCGAACTGCTCGAGGATGAACACACACGAGAGCAACTCGGTACAAACGCCAGAGAACGCGTCGAACGGGAGAATGCTCGATCAGTTATTGGAGCACAACTTCAAGACGCATTCACGAAACTTTCCTCGGAGTGA
- a CDS encoding glycosyltransferase gives MDQLSVLVRTYKGDDPDALAASIQSLLEQTRLPDEIVVVEDGPLTATLEETLTTLERDTAVPIKRVRHADNQGNGAACRTGIKAASYELVAIQDADDLAVPRRLEWSLELLRATGADLVGGCIEEFETDPDRPHSRRSVPCDPAAIVQTAKLRNPINHTTVLARRQPILEVGNYRQLRLGEDYELWARLLAAGYTAVNSPRVLAKVRAGPQMYRRRGGLEHVYGEFDLQRRLASTGFVSRPRAAANFVVRSAPKLAPNAVRGKIITTLLRDPQPN, from the coding sequence ATGGATCAACTATCTGTACTTGTTCGAACATACAAGGGAGATGATCCGGATGCACTTGCTGCCTCGATTCAGAGTTTGCTCGAGCAGACGCGCCTCCCAGACGAAATCGTCGTCGTCGAAGATGGGCCGTTGACAGCGACACTCGAAGAGACCCTGACAACGCTCGAACGCGACACAGCGGTCCCGATCAAACGCGTCCGGCACGCGGACAACCAGGGCAATGGTGCGGCCTGTCGCACTGGCATCAAAGCCGCCAGTTACGAGCTCGTTGCGATTCAAGATGCCGATGATCTGGCGGTTCCACGGCGACTCGAGTGGTCACTCGAGTTGCTACGTGCGACGGGCGCAGATCTGGTTGGCGGCTGTATCGAGGAGTTTGAGACCGACCCCGACCGACCACACAGCCGGCGGAGTGTCCCCTGTGATCCAGCAGCAATCGTCCAGACGGCAAAACTTCGAAATCCGATTAACCACACGACGGTGTTGGCCCGTCGCCAGCCGATTCTTGAAGTCGGCAACTACCGACAGCTACGGCTTGGCGAAGACTACGAACTGTGGGCACGATTGCTGGCTGCGGGGTACACAGCCGTCAACAGCCCACGCGTGCTGGCGAAAGTCAGAGCAGGGCCACAGATGTATCGGCGGCGTGGCGGCCTCGAGCACGTCTACGGTGAGTTCGACCTGCAGCGGCGGTTGGCGTCAACAGGATTCGTCTCACGGCCACGGGCAGCAGCCAACTTCGTCGTTCGGTCGGCACCGAAACTAGCACCGAACGCCGTCCGAGGAAAGATCATCACGACGCTGTTGCGCGACCCACAGCCGAACTAA
- a CDS encoding glycosyltransferase family 2 protein, translating to MSKTIHDEQARKQRTVSTDVPAVGVVATPANSESIPTAVLQAKRHGFDVIVTAVDDAVSGYQLATELDVRTVEPTESQPQRVDPWDQLTTEARAAGFPGLIAHRDPGCPIDYNQSYRHAIDTDRYMVEAATTPAVEATPQILAAIPAYNEATSIDDVVTGALEHADEVLVVDDGSTDETADIAREAGATVLEHEQNSGYGGSLKTIFREAERAHADHLVILDGDGQHDPADIQTLVETQCECEAELVIGSRFEPESETTFPLYRRAGLFVVNTLTNLGLGIVRPSGWVGDTQSGFRAYDRTAIESLATDNTIGDEMGASTDILHHAHHQSFTIDEVGTTVSYDVDNASSQNPISHGIHLVTNILRTVEEERPISSLGIPGLLSAACGIGFAYLTIANYIDSGTFPLGLALVSIFFTLAGIFACFTSIVLHSLNKHSRRMAETTPVRY from the coding sequence ATGTCGAAAACAATACACGACGAGCAAGCACGCAAGCAGCGAACGGTGTCGACAGACGTCCCTGCCGTGGGCGTTGTTGCGACGCCAGCAAACAGCGAATCAATCCCGACAGCCGTGTTACAGGCCAAACGACACGGGTTCGACGTAATCGTGACTGCTGTCGACGACGCAGTATCTGGTTACCAACTTGCCACCGAACTCGACGTTCGAACGGTAGAACCAACTGAGAGTCAACCACAGCGTGTTGACCCCTGGGATCAACTGACGACCGAAGCGCGTGCCGCCGGCTTCCCCGGTCTAATCGCCCACCGCGATCCCGGGTGCCCGATCGATTACAATCAGAGCTATCGCCACGCCATAGACACCGATCGATACATGGTTGAGGCGGCCACGACGCCAGCCGTCGAGGCAACACCTCAGATCCTAGCTGCAATACCGGCGTACAATGAAGCCACATCGATTGACGACGTTGTCACCGGCGCACTCGAGCACGCAGACGAGGTTCTCGTCGTCGACGACGGCAGTACCGACGAGACCGCCGACATCGCTCGCGAGGCCGGTGCAACCGTCCTCGAGCACGAGCAAAACAGCGGCTACGGCGGCTCGCTGAAGACGATCTTTCGCGAAGCAGAACGCGCGCATGCGGACCATCTCGTCATCTTAGACGGCGATGGCCAACACGATCCCGCTGATATTCAGACACTCGTTGAGACGCAGTGCGAGTGCGAAGCCGAACTGGTCATCGGCAGTCGGTTCGAGCCGGAATCGGAGACGACGTTTCCGCTGTACCGGCGCGCGGGCCTGTTCGTCGTTAACACACTCACGAACCTTGGGCTGGGAATTGTCCGCCCAAGTGGGTGGGTCGGCGATACCCAGAGCGGCTTTCGAGCGTACGACCGCACTGCAATCGAGTCGCTCGCTACCGACAACACCATTGGTGACGAGATGGGGGCAAGTACGGACATCCTCCATCACGCACACCACCAATCGTTTACCATAGACGAAGTCGGAACAACTGTCTCGTATGACGTCGACAACGCCAGCAGCCAGAACCCGATTTCACACGGCATCCACCTCGTCACGAACATCCTCCGAACAGTCGAAGAAGAACGTCCGATCTCGAGTCTCGGGATTCCCGGCCTGTTGAGTGCTGCCTGCGGCATTGGCTTTGCGTATCTGACAATCGCAAACTACATCGACAGCGGCACGTTCCCGCTGGGACTCGCACTCGTCTCGATCTTTTTCACGCTGGCCGGAATCTTCGCGTGTTTCACCTCGATCGTCTTACACTCGCTCAACAAACACTCGAGACGAATGGCAGAAACCACGCCAGTCAGATACTAG
- a CDS encoding FkbM family methyltransferase, producing MIRKLYRLYADPTGARYYLRRKGAEIALLVRRWRVFTALLLATKVVTGYDYFERYVDRKLRTRDDSAVVELEDGTLTLDLSDRGISRDLYLFRTREAHTTAIYRRELERVEHAHDGSMCILDIGANIGYFALTELATTSADTSVLAFEPDEETIQLLEENIADNGYQDRVTLECAAVGPEHTTATLEQATHSNLNQIQTDTIDRHHATVESTTTVSMWSLDSYLEANDLDPESIGVIRMDVEGYEVEIFEGMETVLAAETPLLVFLEMHPHLLADEQTTDLLEQFAAAGFEIVSVSIEGSISILGYDERQDVTYDDLNEIEHGYRLFLRR from the coding sequence ATGATCCGAAAACTATACCGTCTCTACGCCGACCCGACCGGCGCACGATACTACCTCCGACGCAAAGGCGCTGAAATCGCACTGTTGGTTCGCCGATGGCGAGTGTTTACCGCACTGTTGCTCGCAACCAAAGTCGTGACCGGGTACGACTACTTCGAGCGCTATGTCGACCGAAAGCTACGTACCCGAGACGATTCCGCTGTCGTTGAACTCGAGGATGGGACCCTCACGCTTGACCTATCTGACCGCGGCATCTCACGGGACCTCTACCTGTTTCGAACCCGCGAAGCGCACACGACGGCGATCTACCGTCGTGAACTCGAGCGCGTTGAACACGCTCACGACGGATCGATGTGTATCCTCGATATTGGCGCGAACATTGGCTACTTCGCACTCACCGAGTTAGCCACGACCAGTGCGGACACATCAGTGTTGGCGTTCGAACCCGACGAGGAGACGATCCAGTTACTCGAAGAGAACATTGCAGACAACGGGTATCAGGACCGGGTGACGCTCGAGTGCGCAGCGGTTGGTCCCGAACACACAACTGCGACGCTCGAGCAGGCAACCCACTCGAATCTCAATCAGATTCAGACCGATACGATCGACCGACACCATGCGACGGTCGAATCGACGACGACAGTCTCGATGTGGTCACTCGATAGCTACCTCGAGGCGAACGACCTCGATCCCGAATCGATTGGCGTCATCCGGATGGACGTCGAAGGCTATGAAGTCGAGATTTTCGAGGGGATGGAGACAGTGTTAGCAGCCGAGACACCCCTGTTGGTCTTTCTGGAGATGCACCCCCATCTACTCGCAGACGAGCAAACAACCGATCTGCTCGAGCAGTTCGCGGCTGCTGGGTTCGAAATCGTCTCCGTCTCAATCGAAGGGAGTATTTCGATTCTGGGATACGACGAGCGCCAGGACGTGACGTACGACGATCTCAACGAGATTGAACACGGTTATCGATTGTTTTTGCGCCGGTAG
- a CDS encoding methyltransferase domain-containing protein, translated as MTDQSDEPSHSSTDDVRPTPSQRRQLAAITEQQSIRDAVQAVSTDEEHLASLRSELFDVRRDDWRLLVSAHLRGRCLEVNAGYGRRSAVLADLVDDVYAVDPDRSKLRVLAAREDIDDEASITPIHASVETLPVARSQFDTIVADLTGCSYRTVTAHLHSLEQFLTTNGSLVVLADGITRHLGLPERLGLEQTQRDSQRPSVGRATAAGYRSVLQSCGFDAVNVLALFPTAQNVRFVLDATATDTARSLVSMLGAESGDNLRATLGTHAGAHLAQTGLLEPLYPSYCLVASRGPTPSPSSALSFSSPLLVSGRTRSVVLEYDDDTICGVSKIPNKSAHTPIIRRETRLLESLRETETGSPIAETLPEGHLTETRVGPVRTERPLDGTALSATLECTPEAFRRVLSTGVEWVRDFQVAFGDEHRLVRPAELERALTIPSLDLSPPAWAISHPIQTFSTPVHGDLHPENIYVQNGLDGTEGITVTDWEYGTPEGSPLVDAGLFPIHVGTACFGSVEAAVETLFCRDTEYARITADVMQEYGDAVGLSLETIYRLLPLGYIHRIALDWATRSITCYTGKLEERLERIERLWDLLDETRILVESR; from the coding sequence TTGACAGACCAGTCAGACGAACCGTCTCACTCGAGTACTGACGATGTGCGGCCAACACCGTCTCAGCGACGGCAACTTGCTGCGATAACGGAACAGCAATCGATTCGTGACGCCGTTCAGGCCGTCAGTACGGACGAGGAACACCTGGCATCGCTGCGCTCAGAGTTGTTCGACGTTCGTCGGGACGATTGGCGCTTGCTCGTATCGGCGCACCTTCGTGGGCGCTGTCTCGAGGTGAACGCGGGATACGGTCGCCGGTCGGCGGTCCTCGCTGACCTCGTCGATGACGTCTACGCTGTCGACCCTGATCGATCGAAACTTCGCGTCCTTGCGGCACGCGAGGATATCGACGACGAGGCGTCCATTACCCCCATCCACGCATCGGTTGAGACGCTTCCTGTTGCGAGGTCGCAGTTCGACACGATCGTTGCCGATCTGACCGGCTGTTCCTATCGAACCGTCACCGCCCACCTTCACTCTCTCGAGCAGTTCCTGACGACAAACGGGTCACTCGTCGTACTGGCTGATGGCATCACACGGCACCTCGGCCTTCCTGAACGCCTCGGCCTTGAGCAAACACAGAGAGACAGTCAGCGGCCATCGGTCGGCCGTGCAACGGCCGCCGGTTACCGGTCCGTGCTCCAATCGTGTGGATTCGACGCCGTCAACGTCCTAGCGCTATTCCCGACCGCACAGAACGTTCGATTCGTCTTGGACGCGACGGCGACGGACACCGCCCGGTCACTCGTGTCGATGCTCGGCGCTGAGTCTGGCGATAACCTCAGAGCCACGCTTGGAACTCATGCTGGGGCGCATTTAGCCCAAACTGGACTGCTCGAGCCGTTGTATCCGAGCTACTGTCTCGTTGCCAGCCGCGGGCCGACTCCGTCACCGAGTTCGGCGCTGTCGTTTTCATCGCCATTACTCGTCTCCGGTCGAACCCGGTCAGTCGTCCTCGAGTACGACGATGACACGATCTGTGGTGTCTCGAAAATTCCGAACAAGTCGGCTCACACGCCGATTATCCGCCGCGAAACACGACTTCTCGAGTCATTGCGTGAAACGGAAACGGGATCGCCGATTGCTGAGACGCTTCCTGAGGGCCACCTTACCGAAACACGAGTCGGGCCGGTTCGAACAGAACGCCCACTCGATGGCACAGCGCTCTCTGCAACACTTGAGTGTACCCCCGAGGCGTTTCGACGAGTTCTCTCGACAGGGGTCGAGTGGGTACGCGACTTTCAGGTCGCCTTTGGCGACGAACACCGACTCGTTCGTCCGGCAGAACTCGAGCGTGCGCTGACGATTCCATCACTCGATCTGTCGCCACCTGCGTGGGCTATTTCACACCCAATTCAGACGTTTTCGACACCGGTTCACGGTGATCTCCATCCTGAGAACATCTACGTCCAGAACGGACTCGATGGAACAGAGGGTATAACCGTAACTGACTGGGAATACGGCACTCCAGAGGGCTCTCCACTCGTCGATGCTGGACTGTTCCCAATACACGTCGGAACAGCCTGTTTCGGCAGTGTCGAAGCCGCTGTTGAGACACTGTTCTGTCGCGACACCGAGTACGCCCGGATCACTGCGGACGTTATGCAGGAATACGGTGATGCCGTTGGGCTCTCTCTCGAGACGATCTATCGATTGCTCCCACTCGGCTACATCCATCGCATCGCGCTCGATTGGGCTACTCGTTCAATTACCTGTTATACTGGGAAACTCGAGGAACGACTCGAACGCATCGAGCGACTCTGGGACCTGCTCGATGAGACACGCATCCTCGTGGAATCGCGGTGA